A region of the Streptomyces sp. NBC_00442 genome:
TCGGCCCGGCCCCGCGCAACTCCCCGGCGCTGCCTACGATGTGGGCGTGTTCGCCTATGCCCTCGCGGCTCTGTTCCTCCTCCTGTTCGTCATCGGCGTCCTGCGGGACCGCCGCCGCTTCAGCAACGCCGTCTACCTCGGCCTCGCCATCGTCTTTCTGACCCTCGCCCTGCTCGTCCTGGTCGACGACACGACCGGCCCCGCGCACCCGGTCCTGAAATGGGCCACGATCGCGCTCCTCCTCGTGCCGGTGGCAGGCGCGTGCGCGCTGCCGTTCCTGCTGCTCTCCAACGGCATGAAGATGATCCGCAGGGAGGGCCGCAGCCCGGCCAACCTGCTGTCCTTCCTGGCCGGCCTCGGCATCCTCGGCCTCGTCGCCCTTCTCATCGCCGCCGTGGTGAGCGGCTCCCGCACCCTGGCGATCGCCGGCGTCACCCTGACGCTGATCGTCGGCTACGTGTCGTTCCTGTTCTTCTGCTTCATCGGGTACGCCTTCCTCTACGGGCGCCTCCAGCCGCGCAAGAACCTCGACTACGTGGTCGTCCTCGGCTGCGGACTCACCGGCGGCGACCGGGTGCCGCCGCTCCTGGCCAGCCGTCTCGACCGCGGACGGCGGATCTACGAGGGTCAACGCGACCGGGGCAAACGCCCGTTGCTCCTCGTCTCGGGCGGCCGGGGCTCCGACGAGAAGCTGCCCGAGGCGCATGCCATGGCCGCGTACCTGACCTCGCGCGGCGTTCCGGCCGGGGACATCCTGCTGGAGGACCGCTCCGCCACGACGGAGGAGAACCTGCGCTACAGCGCGGAGCTGATGGCCGCCGGTGCGCCCGACTACACGTGTGTGATCGTGACCAACAACTTCCACGCCTTCCGGGCGGCACTGACGGCGCGCGCCACCGGCGTCGACGGGCAGGTGGTGGGGTCGCCCACGGCGGCGTACTTCTGGCCCAGTGCGACGCTCCGCGAGTTCGCGGCGATCTTCCTCGCGCACAAGGGCGTCAACCTGACGGTCTGCGGCGTCCTGGCCGCCATGGGAGCCGGAGCCTGGCTGCTGAGCTGAAAAGGTCCTGCCCCCGGAGCCGTGAGGGGGCTCCGGGGGCCGGACGGGGCGCGGCGGGTCACGTGTGACCCCCACAGGTCAGGGCGGATGTCGAACCGGCCCGCCGCGTACACCTCCGGCCCGGCCGTGCCAGGACAGGCGGCCGGCCAGGACCGGAGGGGGTTTCGAAGGGGCCGGTTCAGCCGAGGCGGGAGACCAGGGCGCGGTACTCGTCCCACAGCTCCTTGGGCGCGTGGTCGCCGAAGGTGTTGAGGTGCTCGGGGACCAGCGCCGCCTCCTCGCGCCAGATCTCCGTGTCGACCTTGAGCAGGAAGTCGAGGTCGGCCTCCGGCAGGTCGAGGCCGTCGGTGTCGAGGGACTCCTTCGTCGGCAGGATGCCGATGGGGGTCTCGACGCCGTCCGCCTTGCCTTCGAGGCGCTCCACGATCCACTTCAGGACGCGGCTGTTCTCGCCGAAGCCGGGCCACACGAACTTGCCGGCGTCGTTCTTGCGGAACCAGTTCACGTAGTAGATCTTCGGCAGCTTGGCGGCGTCGGCGGTCGCGCCGACCTTGACCCAGTGGGCCATGTAGTCGCC
Encoded here:
- a CDS encoding YdcF family protein, translated to MFAYALAALFLLLFVIGVLRDRRRFSNAVYLGLAIVFLTLALLVLVDDTTGPAHPVLKWATIALLLVPVAGACALPFLLLSNGMKMIRREGRSPANLLSFLAGLGILGLVALLIAAVVSGSRTLAIAGVTLTLIVGYVSFLFFCFIGYAFLYGRLQPRKNLDYVVVLGCGLTGGDRVPPLLASRLDRGRRIYEGQRDRGKRPLLLVSGGRGSDEKLPEAHAMAAYLTSRGVPAGDILLEDRSATTEENLRYSAELMAAGAPDYTCVIVTNNFHAFRAALTARATGVDGQVVGSPTAAYFWPSATLREFAAIFLAHKGVNLTVCGVLAAMGAGAWLLS